Proteins from one Indicator indicator isolate 239-I01 chromosome 37, UM_Iind_1.1, whole genome shotgun sequence genomic window:
- the LOC128978465 gene encoding proto-oncogene Wnt-3 isoform X1, whose amino-acid sequence MDCHLLGLILAFLFDGTKVLAGYPIWWSLALGQQYSSLGSQPILCGSIPGLVPKQLRFCRNYIEIMPSVAEGVKLGIQECQHQFRGRRWNCTTIDDSLAIFGPVLDKATRESAFVHAIASAGVAFAVTRSCAEGTSTICGCDSHHKGPPGDGWKWGGCSEDADFGVLVSREFADARENRPDARSAMNRHNNEAGRTTILDHMHLKCKCHGLSGSCEVKTCWWAQPDFRAIGDYLKDKYDSASEMVVEKHRESRGWVETLRAKYALFKPPTERDLVYYENSPNFCEPNPETGSFGTRDRTCNVSSHGIDGCDLLCCGRGHNTRTEKRKEKCHCIFHWCCYVSCQECTRVYDVHTCK is encoded by the exons GTCCCTTGCCTTGGGTCAGCAGTACAGCTCCCTAGGGTCCCAGCCCATCCTCTGCGGCTCCATCCCCGGCCTCGTGCCCAAGCAGCTCCGCTTCTGCCGCAACTACATCGAGATCATGCCCAGCGTGGCCGAGGGGGTGAAGCTGGGCATCCAGGAGTGCCAGCACCAGTTCCGGGGGCGCCGCTGGAACTGCACCACCATCGACGACAGCTTGGCCATCTTCGGGCCGGTCCTGGACAAAG CCACCCGGGAGTCTGCCTTCGTGCACGCCATCGCCTCGGCCGGGGTGGCCTTCGCCGTCACTCGCTCCTGCGCCGAGGGCACCTCCACCATCTGCGGCTGCGACTCCCACCACAAGGGGCCCCCCGGGGACGGCTGGAAGTGGGGGGGCTGCAGCGAGGACGCCGACTTCGGGGTGCTGGTGTCGAGGGAGTTCGCCGACGCGCGGGAGAACCGCCCTGACGCACGCTCCGCCATGAACCGGCACAACAACGAGGCGGGCAGGACG ACCATCCTGGACCACATGCACCTGAAGTGCAAGTGCCACGGGCTGTCGGGCAGCTGCGAGGTGAAGACCTGCTGGTGGGCACAGCCTGACTTCAGGGCCATCGGCGACTACCTGAAGGACAAATACGACAGCGCCTCCGAGATGGTGGTGGAGAAGCACCGCGAGTCCCGCGGCTGGGTGGAGACCCTGCGGGCCAAGTACGCTCTCTTCAAGCCCCCCACCGAGCGGGACCTGGTCTACTACGAGAACTCCCCCAACTTCTGCGAGCCCAACCCCGAGACAGGCTCCTTCGGCACCAGGGACAGGACCTGCAACGTCAGCTCGCACGGCATCGACGGCTGCGACCTGCTGTGCTGCGGCCGCGGCCACAACACCAGGACTGAGAAGCGGAAGGAGAAATGCCACTGCATCTTCCACTGGTGCTGCTACGTCAGCTGCCAGGAGTGCACCCGCGTCTACGACGTCCACACCTGCAAGTAA
- the LOC128978465 gene encoding proto-oncogene Wnt-3 isoform X2 — protein sequence MPSVAEGVKLGIQECQHQFRGRRWNCTTIDDSLAIFGPVLDKATRESAFVHAIASAGVAFAVTRSCAEGTSTICGCDSHHKGPPGDGWKWGGCSEDADFGVLVSREFADARENRPDARSAMNRHNNEAGRTTILDHMHLKCKCHGLSGSCEVKTCWWAQPDFRAIGDYLKDKYDSASEMVVEKHRESRGWVETLRAKYALFKPPTERDLVYYENSPNFCEPNPETGSFGTRDRTCNVSSHGIDGCDLLCCGRGHNTRTEKRKEKCHCIFHWCCYVSCQECTRVYDVHTCK from the exons ATGCCCAGCGTGGCCGAGGGGGTGAAGCTGGGCATCCAGGAGTGCCAGCACCAGTTCCGGGGGCGCCGCTGGAACTGCACCACCATCGACGACAGCTTGGCCATCTTCGGGCCGGTCCTGGACAAAG CCACCCGGGAGTCTGCCTTCGTGCACGCCATCGCCTCGGCCGGGGTGGCCTTCGCCGTCACTCGCTCCTGCGCCGAGGGCACCTCCACCATCTGCGGCTGCGACTCCCACCACAAGGGGCCCCCCGGGGACGGCTGGAAGTGGGGGGGCTGCAGCGAGGACGCCGACTTCGGGGTGCTGGTGTCGAGGGAGTTCGCCGACGCGCGGGAGAACCGCCCTGACGCACGCTCCGCCATGAACCGGCACAACAACGAGGCGGGCAGGACG ACCATCCTGGACCACATGCACCTGAAGTGCAAGTGCCACGGGCTGTCGGGCAGCTGCGAGGTGAAGACCTGCTGGTGGGCACAGCCTGACTTCAGGGCCATCGGCGACTACCTGAAGGACAAATACGACAGCGCCTCCGAGATGGTGGTGGAGAAGCACCGCGAGTCCCGCGGCTGGGTGGAGACCCTGCGGGCCAAGTACGCTCTCTTCAAGCCCCCCACCGAGCGGGACCTGGTCTACTACGAGAACTCCCCCAACTTCTGCGAGCCCAACCCCGAGACAGGCTCCTTCGGCACCAGGGACAGGACCTGCAACGTCAGCTCGCACGGCATCGACGGCTGCGACCTGCTGTGCTGCGGCCGCGGCCACAACACCAGGACTGAGAAGCGGAAGGAGAAATGCCACTGCATCTTCCACTGGTGCTGCTACGTCAGCTGCCAGGAGTGCACCCGCGTCTACGACGTCCACACCTGCAAGTAA